From the Candidatus Cloacimonadota bacterium genome, one window contains:
- a CDS encoding T9SS type A sorting domain-containing protein: MKKFVILISLLFIASALFAEQQTWVAINGSSDQSVAVEVLTSTDNLIDLEYTINGFFQEEVIIDGKAYSRISIPHEGILLEKGYPELPHINRSVLIPPRSNMEIVIAQSDYIEFDNIDVMPSKGSFSREIDPDDVPYTFNAMYQEDAWYPQDLAFSYDPYIIRDARGMSIQVQPFQYNPVQRKLRVYTNLRIKVTENGLSDINTKDKGLFECESVVSSFLEVYKTQFINFEQASRHYRHTPTPAVGSMVIITYDDFADEMQPLLEWKNKKGIPTQIVNVSTLGNNYNTIKTYIQGLYDTWDLAFILLVGDAPQVKPYNNNQDPLYACLEGGDTYPDAFIGRFSAENETHVETQVDRVLFYEANPLIAGDWMHKGTGVASSQGSGTGYNGWADYVMMNIIRDSLMAWNYTHVDQIYDPSGTASDVSNAINNGRSLVNYCGHGSTTSWGTTGFSNTNINALTNDYMYPSVICVACLNGNFISSTCFAEAWARATNNSTGVPTGAIGVYASVISQSWVPPMIGEYHANMFLINEKVTTLGNYYFAGAMQMMDENFSGGTNEFKYWTVFGDPSVKLRTNTPVALTINHNPIIPLGSTTYDVEVVGVESALIGLYMNGTLYGHGFTDEFGNATITLDVPLTDPGQMTLTVTAYNALPYTALLDAIVPVQVDVTPDNINANQATNVTVTVMDSDGINPEVGVNVWAEGLGYTSNVSVTDANGEAVLSINYPFGPSLQILGQRPDEDFLLFEEVLGMVAQSLTSPDIDVTTTFGLYDTLAMNLEGTLNQYCTEDGTELWAKLNDGDYTNTTQSSLLIIPDEVGTVYAVISKTGYDVYEEEFAVIVAYGTVSGTLTDSDTQTPISNAEIRFYEEGIAPDGDPLFTATTNSSGFYNVTTEQTVDNYDIYINKWGFDPYQEMSYFLGYGANTHDMQLDPVESANVCGDVYADFIVITNGTIHYYRQDNGEEYASVDITDGTYSVMLPHFSYEVYLSAPGYVPYSGSLLINGDSVIDYHLGNAALFSDFEQNDGDFISDNTAGWQWGEPTAGGITAHSGTKLWATVLNGTYLDNVDWHLNSPEFTVPTDATLYFWHYYNFEGSTTLYDGGNVMISTNGGVGYNLIIPEGGYDGNISALDNQGFGGQISEWEQEEFNLSAYAGNTATLRWTFASDYSVHNFYGWYVDDVLIGDPSTSYEIPIVSNDDPRPVQTVSLHQNFPNPIKSTTTFSFALPQNIQKAELSIYNIKGQLVKSYTPIIDEGPHFTFEWDGKDSSNKPVANGVYFYRLSTDKKDITKKLLLLK, translated from the coding sequence ATGAAAAAATTTGTCATTCTAATTAGTCTGCTGTTCATTGCATCTGCTCTTTTTGCAGAACAGCAAACATGGGTAGCCATCAATGGCAGTTCAGATCAATCTGTTGCCGTAGAGGTGCTCACATCAACCGACAATCTTATCGATCTCGAATATACGATCAACGGCTTCTTTCAAGAGGAAGTTATAATTGACGGAAAAGCATATTCGAGAATCTCCATTCCTCATGAAGGAATACTTCTTGAAAAAGGATATCCTGAATTACCTCATATTAACAGAAGTGTTTTGATACCCCCACGTTCGAATATGGAAATAGTTATTGCCCAATCGGATTATATTGAATTCGATAACATCGATGTTATGCCCTCAAAAGGCAGCTTCTCTCGTGAAATCGATCCTGACGATGTCCCTTATACCTTCAATGCAATGTATCAAGAAGATGCGTGGTATCCTCAAGACCTTGCATTTTCATATGATCCTTACATCATCCGTGATGCACGTGGCATGAGTATTCAGGTACAACCATTCCAGTATAATCCTGTACAGCGAAAGCTTAGGGTGTACACAAACCTCAGAATCAAAGTTACCGAGAATGGCTTAAGTGACATTAACACAAAGGATAAAGGTCTATTCGAGTGTGAATCAGTAGTCTCTTCATTCCTTGAAGTGTATAAAACTCAATTCATCAACTTTGAACAGGCTTCACGACATTATCGTCATACACCTACGCCGGCTGTTGGATCGATGGTGATCATAACCTATGATGATTTTGCAGATGAAATGCAGCCCTTACTTGAGTGGAAAAACAAAAAGGGTATTCCCACTCAAATCGTGAATGTCAGCACGCTTGGAAATAATTATAACACCATCAAGACGTATATTCAAGGCCTTTACGACACTTGGGATCTTGCATTCATTCTTCTTGTTGGTGATGCCCCTCAAGTAAAACCTTATAATAATAACCAGGATCCGCTCTATGCATGTCTTGAAGGTGGAGACACCTATCCGGATGCTTTCATCGGTAGATTCTCTGCTGAGAACGAAACACATGTTGAAACCCAGGTTGACAGAGTACTTTTTTACGAAGCCAACCCTCTTATCGCCGGTGACTGGATGCACAAAGGAACTGGTGTTGCATCTTCACAAGGATCTGGTACCGGATATAACGGTTGGGCGGATTATGTTATGATGAATATTATACGCGACTCATTAATGGCGTGGAACTATACTCATGTTGACCAGATATATGACCCTTCCGGAACTGCTTCTGATGTTTCAAATGCTATAAACAACGGTCGCAGCTTAGTTAATTATTGTGGTCATGGTTCAACAACTTCCTGGGGAACAACCGGATTTTCAAATACAAATATTAATGCACTTACAAATGATTATATGTATCCATCAGTCATTTGTGTAGCATGCCTGAATGGTAATTTCATAAGCTCAACATGTTTTGCTGAAGCTTGGGCAAGGGCAACGAACAATTCTACAGGTGTCCCGACTGGAGCTATCGGTGTATATGCATCGGTGATCAGTCAAAGCTGGGTACCACCAATGATAGGTGAATACCATGCAAATATGTTCCTTATAAATGAAAAAGTTACTACTCTTGGTAACTACTACTTTGCAGGTGCTATGCAAATGATGGATGAGAATTTTTCTGGTGGAACAAATGAATTCAAGTATTGGACTGTGTTCGGAGATCCATCGGTAAAATTGAGAACGAACACGCCAGTCGCTTTAACCATCAACCATAATCCGATCATTCCACTCGGCTCAACAACCTATGATGTAGAAGTCGTCGGTGTTGAATCTGCTCTCATTGGTCTATATATGAACGGTACTTTATACGGTCACGGATTTACTGATGAATTCGGAAATGCAACAATTACTCTTGATGTACCTTTGACAGATCCGGGGCAGATGACTCTTACCGTTACCGCATATAATGCACTTCCATACACCGCACTTCTGGATGCCATTGTACCGGTACAGGTTGACGTCACACCGGATAACATAAATGCAAACCAGGCAACAAACGTTACTGTAACCGTGATGGACAGTGATGGTATCAATCCTGAAGTTGGTGTTAATGTATGGGCTGAAGGACTTGGCTATACATCAAATGTTAGTGTAACAGATGCTAATGGAGAAGCAGTCCTTTCAATAAATTATCCATTTGGTCCCTCACTACAGATTCTTGGACAACGTCCTGATGAAGATTTCCTTCTCTTTGAGGAAGTATTGGGTATGGTTGCACAAAGTCTAACTTCTCCTGATATAGATGTCACAACTACATTCGGTCTTTATGATACCCTCGCCATGAATCTCGAAGGTACACTCAATCAATATTGTACAGAAGATGGCACAGAGCTTTGGGCTAAACTCAATGACGGTGACTACACAAACACCACCCAGAGTTCACTGTTGATTATCCCTGATGAAGTTGGAACAGTTTATGCTGTGATTTCTAAAACAGGATATGATGTCTATGAAGAAGAATTTGCTGTAATAGTTGCATACGGCACAGTTTCTGGAACACTTACAGACAGTGATACCCAAACCCCTATTTCTAACGCTGAGATACGTTTCTATGAAGAAGGCATTGCACCGGACGGTGATCCATTATTCACGGCAACAACAAACTCATCCGGTTTCTATAATGTTACAACTGAACAAACAGTTGATAATTATGATATTTATATAAATAAATGGGGATTCGATCCGTATCAGGAGATGAGTTACTTCCTCGGATATGGTGCAAATACACATGATATGCAACTTGATCCTGTTGAAAGTGCAAATGTTTGCGGTGATGTTTATGCTGACTTTATCGTTATCACAAACGGTACGATCCATTACTATAGACAGGATAATGGTGAAGAATATGCTTCCGTTGATATCACTGACGGAACATATAGCGTAATGCTTCCCCACTTCAGCTACGAGGTATATCTTTCCGCTCCTGGCTATGTTCCCTATTCGGGTTCATTACTTATCAATGGAGACAGTGTTATAGATTACCATCTCGGGAATGCTGCTCTTTTCTCTGATTTCGAGCAAAATGACGGTGATTTTATTAGCGATAATACAGCCGGTTGGCAATGGGGTGAACCAACGGCAGGTGGTATTACTGCTCATTCTGGAACTAAATTATGGGCAACTGTGTTGAATGGAACATATCTCGATAATGTTGATTGGCATCTGAACTCTCCGGAATTCACCGTTCCAACAGACGCAACCTTATACTTCTGGCATTACTATAACTTTGAAGGCTCAACCACGCTTTACGATGGTGGTAATGTTATGATATCCACGAATGGTGGTGTAGGGTATAACCTCATTATTCCAGAAGGTGGGTATGACGGCAATATCAGCGCTCTCGACAACCAGGGTTTTGGTGGTCAAATATCTGAATGGGAACAGGAAGAATTCAACCTCTCTGCATATGCTGGTAACACAGCTACATTGAGATGGACATTTGCTTCTGATTATTCCGTCCATAATTTCTATGGATGGTATGTCGATGATGTGCTTATTGGCGATCCTTCAACTAGTTACGAGATTCCGATCGTAAGTAATGATGATCCTCGTCCGGTTCAGACTGTGTCTCTCCATCAGAACTTCCCGAATCCTATTAAATCAACAACCACTTTCTCCTTCGCGTTACCTCAGAATATTCAAAAAGCCGAACTCTCGATCTACAACATCAAAGGACAACTCGTTAAATCCTATACCCCTATTATCGATGAAGGTCCCCACTTCACTTTTGAATGGGATGGAAAAGACAGTTCAAATAAACCGGTAGCAAATGGAGTTTATTTCTACAGACTCTCAACAGATAAGAAAGATATTACAAAGAAATTACTCTTATTGAAGTAA
- a CDS encoding winged helix-turn-helix transcriptional regulator: MQEIFYISTLKGIKTLSSDRRLKILRHLVDREYTAQELALKFKIKPNALWYDMQQLESAGLIELVDSQHVRGTVKKYYRAVAKNYFVDVSLGEVDLSKSNIIHTVLNQEIEDWRRERIIKIRFKDIANKIITQNLGIKENEKVVISYQPMHRKLVEDLMVEIARQGAYAIPIFWTKRMEANFIRHVPLPYATKDVISDFLIKDIDAHIIFSGEFFDEVDDNVFSEELIEKSNLIEEAKRENVRKTYETDVRFLTIDTIYNNFQKADAEQRSEMYWRALNERPEDLTKSCHLIKDLLKTSKTISIEDGNGSLLNISLPHERVLQIKDGIANKLASDSELPGGLVVGLLENGNINGNFHTDFAYLFDTMFEDIDIIIRDNKVIEMKSRTDNDKLHTLFTNAIGDKDVVGSFTIGINPALHSNIHHPYINTKIYGGLTLQIGWDELEATNIDSSMIAQFYMLNKKIKIDNTIIFDNGNLKK; the protein is encoded by the coding sequence ATGCAGGAAATTTTTTACATCTCAACGCTCAAAGGCATTAAAACCCTTTCATCGGACAGACGACTGAAGATCCTTCGTCATCTTGTGGATAGGGAATATACAGCCCAGGAACTGGCACTGAAATTCAAGATCAAACCGAATGCACTCTGGTATGACATGCAACAGCTGGAAAGCGCTGGACTTATTGAACTCGTAGACTCTCAACATGTTCGAGGAACAGTAAAAAAATATTATAGAGCAGTAGCAAAGAACTATTTCGTTGACGTCTCTCTCGGAGAAGTTGACCTCAGTAAAAGCAATATAATCCATACGGTTCTTAATCAGGAGATCGAAGACTGGCGAAGAGAACGAATCATAAAAATACGTTTCAAGGATATTGCTAACAAGATCATCACACAAAATCTTGGAATAAAAGAAAATGAAAAGGTCGTGATCAGCTACCAACCGATGCATAGAAAACTGGTTGAAGATCTGATGGTCGAGATCGCTCGACAGGGCGCATATGCAATTCCTATATTCTGGACAAAACGTATGGAAGCTAATTTCATTCGCCACGTTCCCCTACCCTATGCAACCAAGGATGTCATCAGCGATTTTCTGATCAAAGATATCGATGCGCATATTATTTTCTCCGGTGAATTCTTTGATGAAGTTGATGATAATGTTTTTAGTGAAGAACTGATCGAGAAAAGCAATCTAATCGAAGAAGCAAAAAGAGAAAATGTTCGCAAGACCTATGAAACAGATGTGCGATTTCTCACCATCGATACGATTTATAATAATTTCCAGAAAGCTGATGCTGAACAGCGTAGTGAAATGTATTGGCGTGCACTCAACGAAAGACCCGAGGATCTTACAAAAAGCTGTCATCTCATTAAAGATTTGCTCAAGACCTCGAAAACCATTTCAATTGAAGACGGAAACGGCAGCCTGCTAAACATCTCTCTTCCGCACGAGCGAGTATTACAGATCAAAGATGGTATTGCAAATAAACTTGCATCTGACTCAGAACTTCCTGGTGGTCTTGTTGTAGGTCTGCTTGAAAATGGTAATATAAATGGTAATTTCCACACAGATTTTGCCTACCTTTTCGATACAATGTTCGAGGATATCGATATCATCATCCGTGATAATAAAGTTATTGAAATGAAATCCAGGACTGATAATGATAAACTGCACACACTTTTTACAAATGCCATAGGTGATAAGGATGTGGTGGGTTCATTTACCATTGGTATAAATCCCGCATTGCATTCGAACATTCACCATCCATATATAAATACTAAGATCTATGGTGGGCTTACCCTGCAAATCGGGTGGGATGAATTGGAAG